In Ruminococcaceae bacterium BL-6, a genomic segment contains:
- a CDS encoding Flagellar biosynthesis protein FliR has product MLDFDYDFTLLLLVFMRMSGCVLFNPILGRRNLPPVVKIGLSLMLTLFSYRLIPPQNFEINSFLVFFVLLFRELLIGFLVGAVIQMFLSVILISGETMDMQIGISMSRIYDPQSNISMPLSASLINAMFFLIFFATNSHITLIRLFVRLCTVLPYGSVKIPAHVFGQLSSLLSLILIYAVKMALPVLAAQLITEFAVGLVMRAVPQIDVFVINIQVKVILGFLILMMMVAPLSSFLERLITLMFDYVGNIFQLLT; this is encoded by the coding sequence ATGCTGGATTTCGATTACGATTTTACGCTTCTGCTTCTCGTGTTCATGCGCATGAGCGGATGCGTCCTGTTCAACCCCATTCTGGGGAGGAGAAACCTGCCGCCCGTCGTCAAAATCGGCCTTTCCCTGATGCTCACGCTCTTTTCCTACCGGCTGATTCCGCCCCAGAATTTCGAGATCAATTCCTTCCTCGTCTTTTTCGTCCTGCTGTTCCGGGAGCTGCTCATCGGGTTCCTGGTGGGCGCCGTGATCCAGATGTTCCTTTCCGTGATCCTGATCAGCGGCGAGACCATGGATATGCAGATCGGCATTTCCATGTCGAGAATCTACGACCCCCAGAGCAATATCTCCATGCCGCTCTCCGCCTCGCTGATCAACGCGATGTTCTTCCTGATTTTCTTCGCGACCAATTCCCACATCACGCTGATCCGCCTGTTCGTCCGGCTGTGCACCGTGCTTCCGTACGGTTCGGTGAAAATACCGGCCCATGTGTTCGGCCAGCTTTCCTCCCTGCTCAGCCTGATCCTGATTTATGCGGTGAAAATGGCGCTTCCGGTTCTGGCCGCCCAGCTGATCACGGAATTTGCCGTCGGCCTTGTGATGCGCGCGGTGCCGCAGATCGACGTTTTCGTCATCAATATCCAGGTCAAGGTGATTCTGGGCTTTTTGATCCTGATGATGATGGTGGCGCCGCTGTCCAGCTTCCTCGAACGGCTGATCACTCTGATGTTCGACTATGTCGGCAATATTTTTCAGCTTTTGACATGA
- the flhB gene encoding component of the flagellar export machinery (Evidence 2a : Function from experimental evidences in other organisms; PubMedId : 10234819, 16949608, 17050924, 17067800, 28557186, 28771466; Product type t : transporter), which yields MADSSKTEKATPKKREDERKKGNIFQSADVVSALSILVLFLTLRMTLPYFYTSFKTFLTRYFGYGKTMQSITIQSASDVGRDCMTALFTMAGPALLASVAIAIVGTGLQTRFKFSHEQLKVKFSRLSPIQGIRRMFSLRSVAELVKSLIKIAVLFYVLYSAFRNITNSFTKLMYEDVMQAVVFILQSIMDIVLQLSIAFIGIAALDYLYQWWEYERSIRMSKQDLKEEYKQLEGDPLVKGQIRERQRKVSMQRMMQQVPTADVIVRNPTHFAVALRYDIEKDPAPVVVAKGQDYTALRIVEIAERCHIPMTENKPLARALYRDVKVNSQVPSQYYVVLAQIMAWVYSMKRSSRS from the coding sequence TTGGCGGACAGCAGCAAGACCGAAAAGGCAACCCCGAAAAAGCGGGAGGACGAACGGAAAAAGGGCAATATTTTTCAAAGCGCCGACGTTGTGAGCGCCCTCTCCATTCTGGTCCTTTTTCTGACGCTCCGCATGACGCTGCCGTATTTCTACACTTCCTTCAAAACCTTTCTCACCCGGTATTTCGGGTACGGGAAGACGATGCAGTCCATCACCATACAGTCCGCTTCGGATGTCGGGCGGGACTGCATGACGGCCCTCTTCACGATGGCCGGCCCCGCCCTGCTGGCCTCCGTCGCGATCGCCATCGTCGGCACCGGTTTGCAGACCAGGTTCAAGTTTTCCCATGAGCAGCTGAAGGTCAAATTTTCCAGGCTCAGCCCCATTCAGGGGATCAGGCGGATGTTTTCCCTCCGCTCCGTGGCAGAGCTGGTCAAGTCCCTCATCAAAATCGCGGTTCTGTTCTACGTCCTTTATTCCGCGTTCCGGAATATTACGAACAGCTTCACCAAGCTGATGTACGAAGACGTCATGCAGGCGGTCGTGTTTATCCTGCAGTCGATCATGGATATCGTCCTGCAGCTTTCCATCGCGTTCATCGGAATCGCGGCGCTGGATTATCTGTACCAGTGGTGGGAATACGAGCGCAGCATCCGAATGTCGAAGCAGGACCTGAAAGAGGAATACAAGCAGCTGGAGGGTGATCCTCTGGTCAAGGGGCAGATCCGCGAGCGGCAGCGGAAAGTTTCGATGCAGCGCATGATGCAGCAGGTTCCGACGGCGGATGTCATCGTCAGGAACCCCACCCATTTCGCGGTCGCGCTCCGGTATGACATAGAAAAGGACCCGGCGCCCGTCGTCGTTGCGAAAGGGCAGGACTACACGGCGCTGAGGATCGTGGAGATCGCGGAGCGGTGCCACATTCCGATGACGGAAAACAAGCCCCTCGCAAGGGCGCTCTACCGCGACGTGAAGGTCAACAGCCAGGTTCCGTCCCAGTACTATGTGGTGCTCGCGCAGATCATGGCCTGGGTGTATTCCATGAAAAGGAGCAGCCGATCGTGA